In one Thermanaerovibrio velox DSM 12556 genomic region, the following are encoded:
- a CDS encoding Rossmann-like domain-containing protein encodes MGSLDKRLWDLACAKASGRMVLEVVRGVRYTAALLDNGRVGLAYSFSDMVMPEEEASAILSSLPVDAAEALGLSSSRCPGDRAVALAVANGLLPVEGELSGAIPRVEPGAEVLMVGRMEPLENKLVALDAKVFFADHHRCGGLDDKEALDMASRCDLVVLSASAIVNGTWERFVELARDCWVAGPSAPLCWDVYKETSVSAVLGRSVKSPQALMRIVSRGCGTRFFDPFTDRVLLCGGPLCD; translated from the coding sequence ATGGGCAGCCTTGACAAGCGGCTTTGGGATCTGGCTTGCGCTAAGGCGTCGGGCAGGATGGTCCTTGAGGTGGTTAGGGGGGTTAGGTACACCGCCGCGCTACTGGACAACGGAAGGGTGGGGCTGGCGTACTCGTTCTCCGATATGGTGATGCCCGAGGAGGAGGCCTCGGCGATCCTGTCGTCCCTCCCGGTGGATGCCGCGGAGGCCCTGGGGTTGAGCTCCTCCCGGTGTCCCGGGGACAGGGCGGTGGCCCTTGCGGTGGCCAACGGACTGCTTCCCGTGGAGGGGGAGCTTAGCGGAGCCATCCCCCGGGTGGAGCCGGGGGCTGAGGTGCTCATGGTGGGGCGCATGGAGCCCTTGGAGAACAAGCTGGTGGCCCTGGATGCCAAGGTATTCTTCGCGGACCATCACCGATGCGGTGGGCTGGATGACAAGGAGGCCTTGGACATGGCCTCCCGGTGCGACCTGGTGGTGCTTTCCGCCAGCGCCATAGTGAACGGCACCTGGGAGAGGTTCGTGGAGCTCGCCAGGGATTGCTGGGTGGCGGGGCCCTCGGCGCCCCTTTGCTGGGATGTGTACAAGGAAACCTCCGTCAGCGCCGTGCTGGGCAGGTCCGTCAAGAGCCCCCAGGCGCTAATGAGGATCGTATCCCGGGGCTGCGGGACCAGGTTCTTCGATCCCTTCACCGACAGGGTTCTTCTGTGTGGTGGTCCCTTGTGTGATTAA
- a CDS encoding methyl-accepting chemotaxis protein, translating to MRPNQPLPPEGDFITDLGGIELGIEDLAGAMDVLSASISSIEEESSRVARAGEEMNLYAQEMLKELGDSAREAKRSMEEMRWALEIGLKVQEEAQRDRDRLRSTAEAVNAMVRSAESVADSIGRITQVLGNIADITTHITAIAKQTKLLSLNASIGAERAGEHGRGFAVVAEEVRKLAARTSEAASKISDLASSSRAIGQEASENIDRALNLSRNASDRAEATMEDLKDMFDSLSHIGSSLRLGAEGAAKQHERAERMSKKARIMADRAEEQAGRLKRVDGKIKENRMIMDSVPSRLQGAEAALTRLHGSLGAQDGGVPSIGSIKERGVLLLGIETDDFGKFHWWEGDSPRGLDVDLGEAIARRMGVGLKWVPMAWGSGEPGTITGTWTRGSFEGFDFLCSTATKLPERLKLCTFSRSYFQSGQSVVVPDSSPVESLLDLKGLKVAVTRGATSEKAAREKLKGSTIVPLPTAQDEAKALRKCEVDALVVDRPVAWAFLKENPGWRELNVSLSVENFGLVMPKGISTALKVLVDQVVLAERDNLRRKYFGTN from the coding sequence ATGAGACCAAACCAACCCTTGCCTCCCGAGGGGGATTTCATAACCGACCTTGGGGGGATAGAGCTTGGCATTGAGGACCTGGCGGGGGCCATGGATGTGTTATCCGCTTCCATATCCTCCATAGAGGAGGAGTCCTCCCGGGTGGCAAGGGCGGGGGAGGAGATGAACCTATACGCCCAGGAGATGCTGAAGGAGCTGGGGGACAGCGCCAGGGAGGCGAAGAGGTCCATGGAGGAGATGAGGTGGGCCCTCGAGATCGGTCTTAAGGTCCAGGAGGAGGCCCAGAGGGACCGGGACAGGCTCCGCAGCACCGCCGAGGCGGTCAACGCCATGGTGAGGTCCGCGGAGTCCGTGGCGGACTCCATAGGGCGCATAACCCAGGTGCTGGGGAACATAGCGGACATAACCACCCACATAACCGCCATAGCCAAGCAGACCAAGCTGCTCTCCCTCAACGCCTCCATAGGGGCGGAACGGGCTGGAGAGCACGGCAGGGGTTTCGCGGTGGTGGCGGAGGAGGTGCGCAAGCTGGCCGCCAGGACCAGCGAGGCGGCATCCAAGATAAGCGACCTCGCGTCCTCCAGCAGGGCAATAGGGCAGGAGGCGTCGGAGAACATCGACCGGGCCCTCAACCTATCCAGGAACGCCTCGGACCGGGCGGAGGCCACCATGGAGGACCTTAAGGACATGTTCGACTCCCTTTCCCACATAGGCTCCTCCCTCCGGCTGGGGGCGGAAGGGGCGGCAAAACAGCACGAAAGGGCCGAGAGGATGTCTAAGAAGGCCCGGATCATGGCGGACAGGGCGGAAGAGCAGGCGGGGCGGCTCAAGAGGGTGGACGGCAAGATCAAGGAGAACCGGATGATCATGGACTCGGTCCCCTCAAGGCTCCAAGGGGCGGAAGCGGCCCTTACGAGGCTCCACGGGTCATTGGGGGCCCAGGACGGGGGGGTGCCCTCCATCGGCTCCATAAAGGAGCGGGGGGTGCTCCTGCTGGGCATAGAGACCGACGACTTCGGGAAGTTCCACTGGTGGGAGGGTGATTCCCCAAGGGGACTGGACGTGGACCTCGGGGAGGCCATCGCACGACGCATGGGGGTTGGCCTTAAATGGGTGCCAATGGCATGGGGATCCGGAGAACCGGGGACCATAACCGGCACTTGGACCCGGGGAAGCTTCGAGGGCTTCGACTTCCTGTGCAGCACCGCCACGAAGCTGCCGGAGCGGCTTAAGCTCTGCACCTTCTCCAGGAGCTACTTCCAGAGCGGACAGAGCGTGGTGGTCCCGGACAGCTCCCCGGTGGAATCGCTGCTTGACCTCAAGGGGCTCAAGGTGGCGGTTACCAGGGGTGCAACCAGCGAGAAAGCCGCCAGGGAGAAGCTCAAGGGCTCAACCATAGTTCCGCTTCCCACCGCCCAGGATGAGGCGAAGGCCCTTAGGAAATGCGAGGTGGACGCGCTGGTGGTGGACCGGCCGGTGGCCTGGGCCTTCCTCAAGGAGAACCCGGGATGGCGGGAGCTCAACGTGTCCCTGTCGGTGGAGAACTTCGGGCTGGTGATGCCCAAGGGTATCTCCACGGCCCTCAAGGTCCTGGTGGACCAGGTGGTCCTGGCGGAGCGGGACAACCTGAGGAGGAAGTACTTCGGAACCAATTAA
- the gyrB gene encoding DNA topoisomerase (ATP-hydrolyzing) subunit B: MNAPVSQYTAKDIQVLEGLSAVRKRPGMYIGDQGQRGLHHLVYEVVDNAIDEAMAGFCDTIQVTVHPDGSVSVEDNGRGIPTEMHPTMGRPAAEVVLTVLHAGAKFDKKAYQVSGGLHGVGVSVVNALSEWLEVTIWRNRKEHRQSYRRGVPVTDLVIGEDTDKRGTRVHFMPDGEIFSTLEFSSDVLLGRLRELAFLNPGVTIIFTDLRQNPPLERKLHFEGGIASFVEYLNRGKEVLFKPPMVVKGEKDGVIVEVALQYNDTYLERIFAFANLINTVEGGTHVSGFRTALTRIINDQARKEKLLKDKDPNFSGDDLKEGLTAVISVKLLEPQFEGQTKTKLGNGDVKGIVDSVVYEGLKVLLEDQPQVLRPVVEKAVKARQAREAAKKARDLVRRKSAMSGMDLPGKLADCSNRKPEECELYIVEGDSAGGSAKMGRDRSFQAILPLRGKILNVEKARLDKILSNDQVRTIIQALGCGVGDEFDYSKLRYHKIFLMADADVDGAHIRTLLLTLFFRYMPQIIENGHLYVAQPPLYRVQEGRNVHYCYSDRELRELMQRLSGKKASVQRYKGLGEMNPEQLWETTMDPANRVIKRVEVEDAVLADELFSILMGDAVGPRREFIEAHAKEVRNLDV, from the coding sequence ATGAACGCACCGGTTTCTCAGTACACCGCCAAGGACATACAGGTACTCGAGGGGCTATCGGCGGTAAGGAAACGGCCCGGCATGTACATAGGGGACCAGGGCCAGCGGGGGCTTCACCACCTGGTCTACGAGGTGGTGGACAACGCCATCGACGAGGCCATGGCGGGGTTCTGCGACACCATACAGGTCACGGTCCACCCGGACGGAAGCGTTTCCGTGGAGGACAACGGCCGGGGCATACCGACCGAGATGCACCCCACCATGGGCAGGCCCGCGGCGGAGGTGGTCTTGACGGTGCTTCATGCGGGTGCCAAGTTCGACAAGAAGGCCTATCAGGTCTCGGGAGGTCTCCACGGGGTGGGCGTATCGGTGGTGAACGCCCTGTCCGAATGGCTGGAGGTCACCATTTGGCGGAACCGCAAGGAACACCGGCAGAGCTACCGCCGGGGGGTGCCGGTGACGGACCTTGTGATCGGGGAGGACACGGACAAGCGGGGCACCCGGGTGCACTTCATGCCCGACGGGGAGATCTTCTCCACCCTGGAGTTCTCGTCCGACGTGCTTTTAGGGCGCCTGAGGGAGCTGGCGTTCCTAAACCCCGGGGTCACCATAATCTTCACGGATCTGCGGCAGAACCCGCCGCTTGAGCGGAAGCTACACTTCGAGGGGGGCATCGCGTCATTCGTGGAGTACCTCAACCGGGGCAAGGAGGTCCTCTTCAAGCCCCCCATGGTGGTGAAGGGGGAGAAGGACGGGGTCATAGTTGAGGTGGCCCTTCAGTACAACGACACGTACCTGGAGCGGATCTTCGCCTTCGCGAACCTGATCAACACCGTGGAGGGGGGAACCCACGTCTCGGGCTTCCGGACCGCCCTCACCCGCATAATAAACGACCAGGCCAGGAAGGAGAAGCTCCTCAAGGACAAGGACCCCAACTTCTCCGGCGACGACCTCAAGGAGGGGCTCACGGCGGTCATATCGGTGAAGCTTTTGGAGCCCCAGTTTGAGGGGCAGACCAAGACCAAACTTGGGAACGGGGACGTGAAGGGGATCGTGGACTCCGTGGTCTACGAGGGTCTCAAGGTTCTTCTGGAGGACCAGCCCCAGGTGCTGCGCCCGGTGGTGGAGAAGGCGGTGAAGGCCCGGCAGGCCCGGGAGGCGGCGAAGAAGGCCCGGGACCTGGTGCGCCGCAAGTCCGCCATGAGCGGCATGGACCTTCCGGGGAAGCTGGCGGACTGCTCGAACCGTAAGCCCGAGGAGTGCGAGCTCTACATAGTGGAGGGGGACTCCGCAGGGGGAAGCGCCAAGATGGGGCGGGACCGGTCCTTTCAGGCCATACTCCCCTTAAGGGGGAAGATCCTCAACGTGGAGAAGGCCCGGCTGGACAAGATCTTGTCCAACGACCAGGTGCGCACCATAATCCAGGCCCTGGGATGCGGGGTTGGGGACGAGTTCGACTACTCCAAGCTCCGGTACCACAAGATATTCCTCATGGCGGACGCGGACGTGGACGGGGCCCACATAAGGACCCTGCTCCTCACCCTGTTCTTCCGCTACATGCCCCAGATAATAGAGAACGGGCATCTCTACGTGGCCCAGCCGCCCCTCTACCGGGTTCAGGAGGGAAGGAACGTGCACTACTGCTACTCCGACCGGGAGCTCCGGGAGCTCATGCAGCGCCTATCGGGCAAGAAGGCGTCGGTGCAGCGCTACAAGGGGCTCGGGGAGATGAACCCGGAGCAGCTCTGGGAGACCACCATGGACCCCGCCAACCGGGTCATAAAGCGGGTGGAGGTGGAGGACGCGGTCCTGGCGGACGAGCTGTTCAGCATCCTCATGGGGGACGCGGTGGGCCCCCGGCGGGAGTTCATCGAAGCCCACGCCAAGGAAGTCCGGAACCTGGACGTTTAG